From the Deinococcus gobiensis I-0 genome, the window CGCCCTGCTCGATGAGCGAGCCGTTCGCCTGCCTGGGAAAGAGGCTGCCCGCCGCGAGGGTGGTCACGAGGGGGTAGAGCAGCCCCACGAGCGCCAGCCACAGCAGCGTGAAGCGCAGCCAGGCCAGGAAACCGGGTTGGGGGGCGGTGTCGGTGGGGGAGGGAGTGGTCACGGAAATCTTCTCCTTCAGAAGCCCAGCACGCCGAGCGCCAGGTCGATGAGTTTGATGCCGACGAAGGGCACGAGGACGCCGCCCAGGCCGTAGATGAGCAGGTTGCGGGCCAGCAGGGCGTCGGCGCTGCCGGGGGTGTAGCGCACGCCCTTGAGGGCCACCGGAATCAGGGCCGGAATGACGAGCGCGTTGAAGATGACGGCCGAGAGGATGGCGCTTTCGGGGCTGCGCAGGGCCATCACGTTCAGGGGCGCGAGCGCCGGGAGCTGCGCGGCGAACAGCGCGGGCAGCACCGCGAAATACTTCGCCACGTCGTTGGCGATGGAGAAGGTCGTCAGCGCGCCGCGCGTCATGAGGAGGCCCTTGCCGATCTCGACGACCTCGATGAGCTTGGTGGGGTCCGAATCGAGGTCGATCATGTTGGCGGCTTCCTTGGCGGCCTGGGTGCCGCTCTGCATCGCCAGCCCCACGTCGGCCTGGGCCAGGGCCGGGGCGTCGTTGGTGCCGTCGCCCATCATGGCGACCAGCTTGCCGCCCTGCTGCTCCTCGCGGATCATGCGCAGCTTGTCCTCGGGGGTCGCCTCGGCCAGGAAACCGTCCACGCCGGCCTCGCGGGCGATCGCCTCGGCGGTCAGGGGGTTGTCCCCGGTGATCATCACCGTGCGCAGGCCCATGCGGCGCAGCTGCTCGAAACGTTCGCGCATTCCCGGCTTCACGATGTCGGACAGCGCCACCACGCCCAGCAGGCGGTCGTTCTGGATGACGACCAGCGGCGTGCCGCCCCCGCGCGCCACCTCGTCCACCAGCGGCTGAAGCTCGGGCGGCACGCGGCCCCCGCGCTCGGCGGCGAGGCGGGCGATGCGGTCGGACGCGCCCTTGCGGATGCTCGACAGGCCGCCCACGGCCGGGAAGTCCACGCCGCTCATGCGGGTCTGGGCGGTGAATTCCACGAACTCCGCGCCGCCCGGCGTCTCTACGGTCACGCCCTGGCTGCGGGCCAGCGCCACGATGCTCTTGCCTTCGGGCGTCGGGTCGGCCAGCGAGGCGAGGGCGGCCAGGCGCGCCAGTTCGACCTCGGTCACGCCGGGCAGCGGCGCGAATCGGGTCGCCTGCCGGTCCCCGATGGTGATGGTGCCGGTCTTGTCGAGCAGCAGCACGTCCACGTCGCCCGCGACCTCGACCGCCTTGCCGCTCTTGGCGATCACGTTGGCCTGGAGGGCCCGGTCCATTCCCGCGATGCCGATGGCGGGCAGCAGGCCGCCGATGGTCGTCGGGATCAGGCATACGAGCAGCGCCACGAGCGTCACCACATTCACCTCGGCCCCGGCAAAGCGCGACAGGGGCAGCAGCGTGGCCACCACGATCAGGAACACCAGCGTGAGTGCCGCGAGCAGGATGGACAGGGCCAGTTCGTTGGGGGTCTTCTGGCGGCTCGCGCCTTCGACCAGCGCGATCATGCGGTCCAAGAAGCTCTCGCCGGGCTGCGAGGTCACGCGCACCACGATGCGGTCGGACAGCACCCGCGTGCCGCCGGTCACGCCGCTGTGGTCGGTGCCCGCCTCACGGATCACCGGCGCGCTCTCGCCGGTGATGGCGCTCTCGTCCACCGAGGCCAGGCCTTCCACCACTTCGCCGTCGCCGGGGATCATCTCGCCGGCCTCGACCACGATCAGGTCGCCGGGGGCGAGGCGGGTGCTGGGCACCACCTCTTCCTGGCCATTCACCAGCCGCCGGGCGGGCGTGTCCTCGCGGGCCGAGCGCAGGGTCGCGGCCTGGGCCTTGCCGCGCGCCTCGGCCAGCCCCTCGGCGAAGTTGGCGAACAGCACCGTGAACAGCAGCAGCAGCGTGATGCCCAGTTCGTAGCCCCACGAGCGGCCCGAGGCGAGGTTCATGACCGTGAGGACCGCCGTGAGGACGCCGCCCACGAGCACCACGAACATCACGGGATTCTTGGCCATCGCGCGCGGGTCGAGCTTGACGAAAGACGCGCGCAGGGCGTTCAGGAGCAGGGCCGAGGAGAAGATGCTGTTCGGCGCTTTGGGGGGCTGGGCAGTGGTCATGGTTGGTCCTGTGCGGTGGCGGATTGAGCGGCGGCGGCCTGCGAAACGGTCCGGTTCAGCGTGAGCTGTTCGGCCACCGGCCCCAGCACCAGCGCCGGGGCGAAGTTCAGGAGTTGCAGCAGCAGCATGACGCTCAGGAGCATCCCGGCGAACACGGGCGTATCCACCCGCAGCGTGCCGCTGGTTTCGGGGGCGGCCTTCTTGGCGGCGAGCAGGCCGGCGATCGCCAGCGGCCCCAGGATGGGCAGGAAGCGCGCCAGGATGAGCACGACCGCGCAGGTCACGTTCCACCACGGCGTGTTGTCGCCCAGGCCCTCGAAGCCGCTGCCGTTGTTGGCGAAGGCCGAGTTGTACTCGTAGAGCACCTGCGACAGCCCGTGGAAACCGGGGTTCGAGTTGGCGGTGATCGAAGGCATCGCCAGCGCCGCCGCCGTGAAGCCCAGCACCAGCAGCGGCTGGAGCAGGATGATCAGCGAGGCGATCTTCATCTCACGGACCTCGATCTTGCGCCCGAACAGCTCGGGGGTGCGCCCGACCATCAGCCCGGCGATGAACACGGTCAGGACCACGAAGATCAGCATGTTGATCATGCCCACGCCGATGCCGCCGTACACGTCGTTCAGGAACATGCCGAGCTGCGGCACCAGCCCGCCCAGCGGCGTGAACGAGTCGAGCATCCCGTTGACCGACCCGCTGCTCGTCTGGGTGGTGACGGCCCCCCACAGCGCGGTGGCGTCGGCCCCGAAGCGCACTTCCTTGCCTTCCATGTTGGGACCCAGCGCCGAGAGGCCCTGAAGCGCCGCGTTCGGGCCGCGCTCGGCCAGCACCGCGCCGAGGGTCAGCGCCGCCGACATCACGCTCATGACCGCCATGATCGCCACCCCGAAACGGGCGCGGTTCAGGAAGCGGCCGGTGGCGACCACCAGCGAGACCGGAAACAAGATGATGCTCACGAGTTGCAGGAGGTTCGACAGCGGGGTGGGGTTTTCCAGCGGCGTGGCCGAGTTGGGGCCGTACCAGCCGCCGCCGTTCGTGCCGAGCTGCTTGATGGCGACCATCGCGGCGACCGGTCCGACCGGAATGGTCTGGGTGGTGACGGTCTGGCCCTGGGTCGTCTGCGGCTGGACCAGGGTGGCCGTCTTCGCGCCGCTGAAGGTGCTGGGCACGCCCTGCCAGGTCAGCAGCAGCGCGAGGATGAAGGACGTGGGCACCAGGAACCCGACCGCCCGCGTCACGTCGAGGTAGTAGTTGCCGACGTTCTTTTCGCCCTTCAGGCCGCGCAGCACGGCGAACAGGGCCGCCATGCCGACGGCGGGGGTCACGATCTGGAGGGCTGTGATCCCCACCATCTGCGAG encodes:
- the kdpA gene encoding potassium-transporting ATPase subunit KdpA, with amino-acid sequence MDIFLTYALAFALAIPLGALIARVFAAPASRLTSGFLRLSGVDASRGMTWRQYGAALLGTNVLLGVAAYLVFLFQGGLPLNPDGIAGMRWDTALHTAASFITNTNQQHYSGQSGLSYLSQMVGITALQIVTPAVGMAALFAVLRGLKGEKNVGNYYLDVTRAVGFLVPTSFILALLLTWQGVPSTFSGAKTATLVQPQTTQGQTVTTQTIPVGPVAAMVAIKQLGTNGGGWYGPNSATPLENPTPLSNLLQLVSIILFPVSLVVATGRFLNRARFGVAIMAVMSVMSAALTLGAVLAERGPNAALQGLSALGPNMEGKEVRFGADATALWGAVTTQTSSGSVNGMLDSFTPLGGLVPQLGMFLNDVYGGIGVGMINMLIFVVLTVFIAGLMVGRTPELFGRKIEVREMKIASLIILLQPLLVLGFTAAALAMPSITANSNPGFHGLSQVLYEYNSAFANNGSGFEGLGDNTPWWNVTCAVVLILARFLPILGPLAIAGLLAAKKAAPETSGTLRVDTPVFAGMLLSVMLLLQLLNFAPALVLGPVAEQLTLNRTVSQAAAAQSATAQDQP
- the kdpB gene encoding potassium-transporting ATPase subunit KdpB, whose translation is MTTAQPPKAPNSIFSSALLLNALRASFVKLDPRAMAKNPVMFVVLVGGVLTAVLTVMNLASGRSWGYELGITLLLLFTVLFANFAEGLAEARGKAQAATLRSAREDTPARRLVNGQEEVVPSTRLAPGDLIVVEAGEMIPGDGEVVEGLASVDESAITGESAPVIREAGTDHSGVTGGTRVLSDRIVVRVTSQPGESFLDRMIALVEGASRQKTPNELALSILLAALTLVFLIVVATLLPLSRFAGAEVNVVTLVALLVCLIPTTIGGLLPAIGIAGMDRALQANVIAKSGKAVEVAGDVDVLLLDKTGTITIGDRQATRFAPLPGVTEVELARLAALASLADPTPEGKSIVALARSQGVTVETPGGAEFVEFTAQTRMSGVDFPAVGGLSSIRKGASDRIARLAAERGGRVPPELQPLVDEVARGGGTPLVVIQNDRLLGVVALSDIVKPGMRERFEQLRRMGLRTVMITGDNPLTAEAIAREAGVDGFLAEATPEDKLRMIREEQQGGKLVAMMGDGTNDAPALAQADVGLAMQSGTQAAKEAANMIDLDSDPTKLIEVVEIGKGLLMTRGALTTFSIANDVAKYFAVLPALFAAQLPALAPLNVMALRSPESAILSAVIFNALVIPALIPVALKGVRYTPGSADALLARNLLIYGLGGVLVPFVGIKLIDLALGVLGF